A genomic region of Metopolophium dirhodum isolate CAU chromosome 1, ASM1992520v1, whole genome shotgun sequence contains the following coding sequences:
- the LOC132937549 gene encoding uncharacterized protein LOC132937549, protein MTSITKILILIATITAVSGKTIDFIIDTDQPSARVSYRDELLDTLSRLELIAPEDDEPLSPKADTTNTKSIVSQHGNQQEQRQARCADNGPHSAMSFTSFRHLLNVPRFPNGDVVDYTKINMEVLKWIRQQLMVEMMNRVQKSDVKNRN, encoded by the exons ATGACGTCcataacaaaaattttaattttgatcgcGACGATCACCGCCGTCAGCGGGAAGACTATTGACTTCATTATCGATACGGATCAGCCCAGCG CTCGGGTTTCCTACCGTGACGAATTGTTGGATACGCTGTCCCGCCTGGAGCTGATCGCCCCCGAAGACGATGAACCACTATCACCTAAGGCAGATACTACCAATACCAAGTCGATCGTCAGCCAGCATGGAAACCAGCA ggAACAACGACAAGCCAGATGTGCAGACAACGGACCTCATTCAGCCATGTCTTTCACTAGTTTTAGACATTTGTTAAATGTGCCAAGATTTCCTAATGGCGATGTCGTAGACTATACCAAGATCAACATGGAGGTATTAAAATGGATTCGTCAACAGCTGATGGTTGAAATGATGAATCGGGTCCAGAAATCCGATGTAAAAAACAGAAATTGA
- the LOC132934478 gene encoding uncharacterized protein LOC132934478, producing the protein MMSKQSIDLSQAKLLNNNRNVIKNKRKKKRKCVCCSRILRPDESLEKIVANERMIFLSSVHPPVILGHKNCIQSPTTTPKHKGFLSDMESYSTKWTPGAVTKYVAVLMEQTKAGTLGPLPGRIRNNRRILD; encoded by the exons atgatgtCGAAACAATCGATTGATTTAAGCCAAGCCAAACTATTGAACAATAATAGGAATGTTATTAAGAACAAACGGAAGAAGAAAAGAAAATGTGTATGTTGTTCGAGGATATTACGTCCTGACGAATCTTTGGAAAAAATCGTCGCTAATGAGAGAATGATATTCCTATCATCGGTTCACCCTCCAGTCATCCTTGGTCACAAAAACTGCATTCAATCTCCGACGACTACACCCAAGCACAAGGGATTTTTGTCAGACATGGAAAGTTATAGT ACAAAGTGGACACCTGGTGCTGTAACTAAATATGTGGCCGTATTGATGGAGCAAACAAAAGCAGGAACTCTTGGACCATTACCTGGGAGGATAAGAAATAATAGGAGAATACTAGATTAG
- the LOC132946719 gene encoding uncharacterized protein LOC132946719, whose product MSESVNLELMITIIEERPVIWDITLDIYKDRNLTRNAWKEICLAFVEDFDDKSEKYKDDIRKMYLNKWSNIRDNWVRSYKQFKSNERSGSGANKSKKYIFHEQLRFLEKVVDQRPTISSLAKKNDNSEEDNDRSIINECCYAIENENTAEATVSKSPRKSLKSSDQKKN is encoded by the exons atgtctgaaTCTGTGAATCTAGAACTTATGATCACTATTATCGAAGAACGGCCAGTAATTTGGGATATAACTCTAGACATTTACAAAGACAGAAACTTAACGAGGAATGCATGGAAGGAAATATGTTTGGCATTTGTTGAGGATTTTGATGATAAATCAGAAAAATACAAAGATGATATTA ggaAAATGTATCTCAATAAGTGGTCCAATATTAGGGACAATTGGGTTCGTtcatacaaacaatttaaaagtaatgaACGATCTGGATCTGGTGCaaataaatccaaaaaatatatatttcacgaACAGTTAAGGTTTTTAGAAAAAGTAGTCGACCAAAGACCTACAATTTCCAGTTTGgcgaaaaaaaatgataactctGAAGAGGACAATGACCGCAGTATAATTAACGAATGTTGTTATgctatagaaaatgaaaatacggCTGAAGCAACTGTTTCAAAATCTCCTCGAAAATCTCTGAAAAGCtccgaccaaaaaaaaaattaa
- the LOC132946709 gene encoding uncharacterized protein LOC132946709, giving the protein MTSITKILILIATITAISGKTIDFIIDTDQPSARVSYRDELLDTLSRLELIAPEDDEPLSPKADTTNTKSIVSQHGNQQEQRQARCADNGPHSAMSFTSFRHLLNVPKIPKGDVVDKRKVECLRWFWQYFCANTGITCL; this is encoded by the exons ATGACGTCcataacaaaaattttaattttgatcgcGACGATCACCGCCATCAGCGGGAAGACTATTGACTTCATTATCGATACGGATCAGCCCAGCG CTCGGGTTTCCTACCGTGACGAATTGTTGGATACGCTGTCCCGCCTGGAGCTGATCGCCCCCGAAGACGATGAACCACTATCACCTAAGGCAGATACTACCAATACCAAGTCGATCGTCAGCCAGCATGGAAACCAGCA ggAACAACGACAAGCGAGATGTGCAGACAACGGACCTCATTCAGCCATGTCTTTCACTAGTTTTAGACATTTGTTAAATGTGCCAAAAATTCCTAAGGGCGATGTCGTAGACAAGAGAAAAGTGGAGTGTTTAAGATGGTTTTGGCAGTATTTTTGTGCAAATACCGGGATAACATGTTTGTAG